A single window of Streptomyces xanthii DNA harbors:
- a CDS encoding glycosyltransferase family 2 protein codes for MTPHPRLSIGLPVYNGEEYLAESFDALLGQTYEDFELVVSDNASTDATQEICRKYAAQDSRIRYLRLPRNVGATPNHNRVFAECRGELFKWASHDDLYGRDLLRRCVDALDERPDVILAHTDQAVVDADGRVKVPYAYTLDTGSPSAPDRFRSLLFEPGGDDFYGVIRADVLRRVKPLDSYHHADRTFVAEITLHGRFHQVPELLYFRRDHPHRAERANPGKRARCVNLDPRRAGPLHPTPRLLAEYLWGFVAAIRRAPLSPADRRACYGHLADWMSSRARPGAGERVEDRAPVDPDLLTVSVDELVAGREGRAGGRA; via the coding sequence ATGACCCCCCACCCCAGGCTGAGCATCGGCCTGCCCGTGTACAACGGCGAGGAGTACCTCGCCGAGTCGTTCGACGCGCTGCTCGGCCAGACCTACGAGGACTTCGAACTGGTCGTCTCCGACAACGCCTCGACCGACGCCACCCAGGAGATCTGCCGCAAGTACGCGGCGCAGGACTCCCGCATCCGCTACCTCCGGCTGCCCCGCAACGTCGGGGCGACCCCCAACCACAACCGGGTGTTCGCCGAGTGCCGCGGCGAACTGTTCAAGTGGGCCTCGCACGACGACCTGTACGGGCGGGACCTGCTGCGGCGGTGTGTGGACGCGCTGGACGAGCGGCCCGACGTGATCCTCGCGCACACCGACCAGGCGGTCGTCGACGCCGACGGCCGGGTCAAGGTGCCGTACGCGTACACGCTCGACACCGGCTCGCCGAGCGCCCCGGACCGTTTCCGCAGTCTGCTGTTCGAGCCGGGCGGCGACGACTTCTACGGGGTGATCCGGGCCGACGTGCTGCGCCGGGTGAAGCCGCTGGACAGCTACCACCACGCGGACCGCACGTTCGTCGCCGAGATCACCCTGCACGGGCGCTTCCACCAGGTGCCGGAGCTGCTGTACTTCCGCCGCGACCATCCCCACCGCGCCGAGCGGGCCAACCCCGGCAAGCGGGCCCGCTGCGTCAATCTGGACCCGCGCCGGGCCGGGCCGCTGCATCCGACACCGCGGCTGCTCGCCGAGTACCTGTGGGGGTTCGTCGCGGCGATCCGGCGGGCGCCGCTGTCCCCGGCCGACCGGCGGGCCTGCTACGGCCATCTCGCCGACTGGATGAGCAGCCGGGCCAGGCCGGGTGCCGGTGAGCGGGTCGAGGACCGCGCGCCGGTCGACCCCGACCTGCTCACCGTCTCCGTCGACGAGCTGGTCGCCGGGCGCGAGGGCCGGGCCGGGGGGCGGGCGTGA
- a CDS encoding polysaccharide pyruvyl transferase family protein gives MTPVRVGVFGLLGSGNLGNDGSLEALLGHLRAEHPGAVVDALCGGPEAVTARFGIPATRLHWYRGEYRTASRAGAIVGKGLGKLVDAFRTAAWVRRHDVVIVPGMGVLEATLPLRPWGFPYALFLLSASGRLLGTKVAFVSVGAAPIGNPSTRTLVRWSARLAAYRSYRDERSRDALRAMGVDTARDRVYPDLAFALPAPEPKPPSDLPGPVCLGVMDFHGGDDDRARAGEIHRRYLDGTIRFVRALVDEGRPVRLLTGDTCDASVVAAILDAVDSSLVTAAEPASLADLMDEMTAADTVVAVRYHNLICALKTGTPVLAVSYAAKSEALMDRMGLGAYCHPARAVDADRLLEQFRELERNAADVRRTIAERGEAAARDLRDQFDALTALLPSPTDTTTPTMREVP, from the coding sequence GTGACGCCGGTGCGCGTCGGGGTGTTCGGCCTGCTCGGCTCCGGCAACCTCGGCAACGACGGGTCCTTGGAGGCCCTGCTCGGACATCTGCGCGCGGAGCATCCGGGCGCGGTCGTGGACGCGCTGTGCGGGGGGCCCGAGGCGGTCACGGCCCGCTTCGGGATCCCCGCGACGCGGCTGCACTGGTACCGCGGGGAGTACCGGACGGCGTCCCGCGCCGGGGCGATCGTGGGGAAAGGACTCGGCAAGCTCGTCGACGCGTTCCGCACCGCCGCCTGGGTTCGCCGGCACGACGTGGTGATCGTGCCGGGCATGGGCGTCCTGGAGGCCACGCTGCCGCTGCGGCCGTGGGGATTCCCGTACGCGCTGTTCCTGCTGAGCGCGAGCGGGCGGCTGCTCGGCACGAAGGTCGCCTTCGTCAGCGTGGGCGCCGCCCCGATCGGCAATCCGTCGACGCGGACCCTCGTGCGCTGGTCGGCGCGGCTCGCCGCGTACCGCTCGTACCGGGACGAGCGGTCCCGGGACGCGCTGCGGGCGATGGGCGTGGACACCGCGCGGGACCGGGTCTACCCGGACCTCGCGTTCGCCCTGCCCGCCCCGGAGCCGAAACCGCCCTCGGATCTGCCGGGGCCGGTCTGCCTCGGCGTCATGGACTTCCATGGCGGGGACGACGACCGCGCGCGGGCCGGCGAGATCCACCGGCGCTATCTCGACGGCACGATCCGCTTCGTGCGCGCGCTGGTCGACGAGGGCCGGCCGGTGCGGCTGCTGACCGGCGACACCTGCGACGCGTCGGTGGTCGCCGCGATCCTCGACGCCGTGGACTCGTCACTGGTCACGGCCGCCGAACCGGCCTCCCTCGCCGACCTGATGGACGAGATGACGGCCGCCGACACGGTGGTCGCGGTCCGCTACCACAACCTGATCTGCGCCCTGAAGACCGGAACACCCGTCCTCGCCGTCAGCTACGCGGCCAAGAGCGAGGCGCTCATGGACCGGATGGGCCTCGGCGCGTACTGCCATCCGGCGCGCGCGGTCGACGCGGACCGGCTGCTCGAACAGTTCCGGGAGCTGGAGAGGAACGCGGCGGACGTGCGGCGCACCATCGCCGAGCGGGGCGAGGCGGCCGCCCGGGACCTGCGCGACCAGTTCGACGCCCTGACCGCGCTGCTGCCCTCACCCACCGACACCACCACCCCCACAATGCGAGAGGTTCCATGA
- a CDS encoding dTDP-4-dehydrorhamnose 3,5-epimerase family protein, producing MKATEVPEISGAFLFESTPYADERGFFCRTFDADVIRSVGLDPHAFVQDSVSRSVRGVLRGMHLRSGAGEAKLVRCSSGRIFDVVVDLREDSPTFLGRAFFELSGETQTTLYVPAGCAHGFQALSESADTSYRIDRPHDPSEDVTIAFDDPELAIPWPLPATSMSRRDREAPGLAEVLKQRKER from the coding sequence ATGAAAGCGACCGAAGTCCCGGAGATCTCCGGCGCGTTCCTCTTCGAATCCACCCCCTACGCCGACGAGCGCGGCTTCTTCTGCCGCACCTTCGACGCGGACGTGATCCGCTCGGTGGGCCTCGACCCGCACGCCTTCGTCCAGGACAGCGTGTCCCGTTCGGTGCGGGGCGTGCTGCGCGGGATGCACCTGCGTTCGGGCGCCGGCGAGGCCAAGCTGGTGCGGTGCTCGTCGGGGCGGATCTTCGACGTGGTCGTCGACCTGCGCGAGGACTCCCCGACCTTCCTGGGCCGGGCGTTCTTCGAACTGTCCGGCGAGACACAGACGACGCTGTACGTCCCGGCCGGCTGCGCGCACGGCTTCCAGGCGCTCAGCGAGAGCGCCGACACCTCGTACCGGATCGACCGTCCGCACGATCCGTCCGAGGACGTGACGATCGCCTTCGACGACCCCGAACTCGCGATCCCCTGGCCGCTGCCCGCCACGTCGATGTCCCGCCGTGACCGGGAGGCGCCCGGCCTCGCCGAGGTCCTCAAGCAGCGGAAGGAACGGTGA
- a CDS encoding glutamate-1-semialdehyde 2,1-aminomutase codes for MDAEDFELPRSRAANERLHALIPGGAHTYAKGDDQYPEHLAPVISHGKGAHVWDVDGNRYVEYGSGLRSVSLGHAHPRVTEAVRRELDRGSNFVRPSVLEVEAAERFLATVPTAEMVKFAKNGSDVTTAAVRLARAVTGRTRVAVCADHPFFSVDDWFIGTTPMSAGIPAAITDLTVSFPYGDLAATEEVLARYAGDVACLILEPAGHAEPPPGYLEGLRELAHRHGCLLVFDEMITGLRWSEAGAQGLYGVVPDLSTFGKALGNGFAVSALAGRREFMERGGLRDTHDRVFLLSTTHGAETHALAAAMAVLDTYVEEGVTARLHALGERLASGVREAAASRGVGEHVVVRGRASNLVFATLDEYGQPSQPYRTLFLRQLLAGGVLAPSFVVSGALDETDIDRTVEVVADACGVYRKALDAGDPTPWQGGRPVKPVFRRRA; via the coding sequence GTGGACGCCGAAGACTTCGAACTGCCCCGCTCGCGCGCGGCGAACGAGCGGCTGCACGCGCTGATCCCCGGGGGCGCGCACACCTACGCCAAGGGCGACGACCAGTACCCCGAGCACCTCGCGCCGGTGATCAGCCACGGCAAGGGCGCGCACGTGTGGGACGTCGACGGGAACCGGTACGTCGAGTACGGGTCCGGGCTGCGCTCCGTGAGCCTCGGGCACGCCCACCCGCGGGTCACCGAGGCGGTGCGCCGTGAACTGGACCGCGGCAGCAACTTCGTCCGGCCGTCCGTGCTGGAGGTGGAGGCCGCCGAGCGGTTCCTCGCGACCGTGCCGACGGCCGAGATGGTGAAGTTCGCCAAGAACGGCTCGGACGTCACCACCGCGGCGGTGCGCCTCGCCCGCGCCGTCACCGGCCGCACCCGCGTGGCGGTCTGCGCCGACCACCCCTTCTTCTCCGTGGACGACTGGTTCATCGGCACGACGCCGATGTCCGCCGGCATCCCGGCCGCGATCACCGACCTGACCGTGTCGTTCCCCTACGGGGACCTGGCCGCTACGGAGGAGGTGCTCGCCCGGTACGCGGGCGACGTCGCCTGCCTGATCCTGGAGCCGGCCGGCCATGCCGAGCCGCCGCCCGGCTACCTGGAGGGCCTGCGCGAACTGGCCCACCGGCACGGCTGTCTCCTGGTGTTCGACGAGATGATCACCGGGTTGCGCTGGTCCGAGGCGGGGGCGCAGGGCCTGTACGGGGTCGTGCCCGATCTCTCCACGTTCGGGAAGGCGCTGGGCAACGGGTTCGCGGTGTCGGCGCTCGCCGGGCGGCGGGAGTTCATGGAGCGGGGCGGGCTGCGGGACACGCACGACCGGGTGTTCCTGCTGTCCACGACGCACGGCGCGGAGACGCATGCGCTGGCGGCGGCGATGGCGGTGCTGGACACGTACGTCGAGGAGGGCGTCACGGCCCGGCTGCACGCGCTCGGGGAGCGGCTGGCCTCCGGCGTGCGGGAGGCCGCGGCGAGCCGGGGCGTCGGGGAGCACGTCGTCGTCCGGGGCCGGGCCAGCAACCTGGTGTTCGCCACGCTCGACGAGTACGGGCAGCCGTCCCAGCCCTACCGCACGCTGTTCCTCCGTCAGTTGCTGGCGGGCGGGGTCCTCGCTCCCTCCTTCGTGGTGAGCGGCGCGCTCGACGAGACGGACATCGACCGCACGGTGGAGGTCGTGGCCGACGCGTGCGGGGTCTATCGCAAGGCCCTGGACGCGGGCGACCCCACCCCCTGGCAGGGCGGCCGCCCCGTCAAACCGGTCTTCCGTCGCCGGGCCTGA
- a CDS encoding phosphatase PAP2 family protein produces the protein MSVGESGRDRAVEERALLPAPLRGVSVPIGVVAVLVVAVVGVLYAGHGQPGRVDRWFVDPTDDTVGQPWRGVALALDSLGEPVAAVLLVGAVAVGCLVRRRPRAAVFLVAATVGAVVMATLLKHVVGRTIHGDSNLSYPSGHTAFFTALAVAVALVVDGRRGVVLGAALVGGAAMGWAQVALGAHYPTDVLGGWCVALALTFALARLTDVTARRASRDASFPAPK, from the coding sequence ATGTCGGTGGGGGAGTCCGGGCGGGACCGTGCGGTGGAGGAGCGGGCGCTGCTGCCCGCGCCGCTGCGGGGGGTGTCGGTGCCGATCGGGGTGGTGGCCGTGCTGGTCGTCGCGGTGGTCGGCGTGCTGTACGCCGGGCACGGGCAGCCGGGGCGGGTGGACCGGTGGTTCGTGGATCCGACGGACGACACGGTGGGGCAGCCGTGGCGGGGGGTCGCGCTGGCGCTGGACTCTCTGGGGGAGCCGGTGGCGGCCGTGCTGCTGGTGGGTGCCGTCGCGGTCGGCTGCCTGGTGCGGCGGCGCCCGCGGGCGGCGGTCTTCCTGGTCGCCGCGACGGTGGGTGCCGTCGTGATGGCGACGCTGCTCAAGCACGTGGTGGGCCGCACCATTCACGGGGACAGCAACCTGTCGTACCCGAGCGGGCACACGGCCTTCTTCACGGCGCTGGCGGTCGCGGTGGCGCTGGTCGTCGACGGGCGACGGGGGGTGGTCCTCGGTGCGGCGCTCGTGGGCGGCGCCGCGATGGGGTGGGCGCAGGTCGCGCTGGGGGCGCACTATCCGACGGATGTGCTGGGCGGCTGGTGCGTGGCGCTGGCGCTCACCTTCGCGCTGGCCCGCCTCACCGATGTGACCGCACGCCGTGCCTCCCGGGACGCGTCGTTCCCGGCCCCGAAGTAG
- the xdhC gene encoding xanthine dehydrogenase accessory protein XdhC — protein MPDTAWIAAVARLRARREPGVLVTVTAVRGHAPRDAGAKLVVGAGATWGSIGGGNVEAVSIDRAREMIAGAATAPELIDFALNDKVTNRHGVQCCGGTVQVLLEPLPVVRAVAVFGVGHVGFELARILARQDLDLHLVDSRAELLTGERLAVLTSDAVAQVHTHHTPLLPEEVLDGLPHGTHVLIMTHDHAEDAALCDAALRTGHLGSIGLIGSAAKWTRFRRRLADEGGHDDEVIARIKTPIGLTEITGKEPATIAVSVAADLLRAFEDEDARTG, from the coding sequence GTGCCTGACACGGCCTGGATCGCCGCGGTCGCGCGGCTGCGGGCACGCCGGGAGCCCGGCGTGCTCGTGACCGTCACGGCCGTGCGCGGTCACGCCCCGCGCGACGCCGGCGCGAAGCTCGTCGTGGGCGCCGGCGCCACCTGGGGGTCGATCGGCGGCGGCAACGTCGAGGCCGTCTCCATCGACCGGGCCCGGGAGATGATCGCCGGGGCCGCGACCGCGCCCGAACTGATCGACTTCGCCCTGAACGACAAGGTCACCAACCGGCACGGCGTCCAGTGCTGCGGCGGCACGGTCCAGGTCCTGCTCGAACCGCTGCCCGTGGTGCGGGCCGTGGCCGTCTTCGGCGTCGGCCATGTCGGCTTCGAACTGGCCAGGATCCTGGCCCGCCAGGACCTGGACCTCCACCTCGTCGACAGCCGCGCCGAACTCCTCACCGGGGAACGGCTCGCCGTGCTCACCTCCGACGCGGTCGCCCAGGTCCACACCCACCACACGCCGCTGCTGCCCGAGGAGGTCCTGGACGGACTGCCGCACGGCACACACGTCCTGATCATGACCCACGACCACGCCGAGGACGCCGCGCTGTGCGACGCCGCCCTGCGCACCGGTCACCTCGGCTCGATCGGGCTGATCGGCTCGGCCGCCAAGTGGACCCGCTTCCGCCGCCGTCTCGCCGACGAGGGCGGGCACGACGACGAGGTCATCGCCCGCATCAAGACCCCGATCGGGCTGACCGAGATCACCGGCAAGGAACCGGCGACGATCGCGGTGAGCGTCGCCGCCGATCTGCTGCGTGCCTTCGAGGACGAGGACGCGCGCACGGGGTAG
- the xdhB gene encoding xanthine dehydrogenase molybdopterin binding subunit — MSQLSERPEKAVVGRSMPHESAVQHVTGTALYTDDLVARTKDVLHAHPVQVMHAHGRITALRTAPALAVPGVVRVLTGADVPGVNDAGMKHDEPLFPDEVMFHGHAVAWVLGETLEAARLGAEAVEVDLDELPSVITLEEAIAADSFHGARPVMETGDIDAGFADSAHVFSGEFQFSDQEHFYLETHAALAQIDEAGQVFVQSSTQHPSETQEIVAHVLGLSSHEVTVQCLRMGGGFGGKEMQPHGFAAVAALGAKLTGRPVRLRLTRTQDLTMSGKRHGFHARWRIGFDAEARIQALDAGLTADGGWSLDLSEPVVARALCHIDNTYWIPNARVTGRIARTHKVSNTAFRGFGGPQGMLVIEDIMGRCAPLLGLDPMELRERNFYRRGHTTPYGQPLTQPERIGAVWDKVRENGAVAERRREIEAFNTAHPHTKRALAVTGIKFGISFNLTAFNQGGALVLIYKDGSVLINHGGTEMGQGLHTKMLQVAATTLGIPLHKVRLAPTRTDKVPNTSATAASAGADLNGAAVKNACEQLRERLLQVAGTQLGAPAADVRVVEGVARALGSDRELAWDDLVRTAYLQRVQLSAAGFYRTEGLHWDAKSFHGSPFKYFSHGAAAAEVEVDGFTGAYRVRRVDIVHDVGDSLSPMIDIGQVEGGFVQGAGWLTLEDLRWDAGDGPHRGRLQTQAASTYKLPSFSEMPEEFHVELLENATEEGAVYGSKAVGEPPLMLAFSVREALREAAAAFGHPGTPVELASPATPEAVFWAIEAARASAPRAGRAEAEAPVGA, encoded by the coding sequence ATGAGCCAGTTGTCCGAGCGCCCGGAGAAGGCCGTCGTCGGGCGGTCGATGCCGCACGAGAGCGCCGTCCAGCACGTCACCGGCACCGCCCTCTACACCGACGACCTCGTCGCCCGCACCAAGGACGTGCTGCACGCCCACCCCGTCCAGGTGATGCACGCCCACGGCCGGATCACCGCCCTGCGCACCGCGCCCGCGCTCGCCGTGCCCGGCGTGGTCCGCGTCCTGACCGGGGCCGACGTGCCCGGCGTCAACGACGCCGGCATGAAGCACGACGAGCCGCTCTTCCCCGACGAGGTCATGTTCCACGGCCACGCCGTCGCCTGGGTGCTCGGCGAGACCCTGGAAGCGGCCCGGCTCGGCGCCGAGGCCGTCGAGGTCGACCTCGACGAACTGCCCTCCGTGATCACGCTGGAGGAGGCGATCGCCGCCGACAGCTTCCACGGCGCCCGGCCCGTCATGGAGACCGGCGACATCGACGCCGGATTCGCCGACTCCGCCCACGTGTTCAGCGGCGAGTTCCAGTTCTCCGACCAGGAGCACTTCTACCTGGAGACCCATGCCGCGCTCGCCCAGATCGACGAGGCCGGCCAGGTCTTCGTGCAGAGCAGCACCCAGCACCCCTCCGAGACGCAGGAGATCGTCGCGCACGTCCTCGGGCTCAGCAGCCACGAGGTGACCGTGCAGTGCCTGCGCATGGGCGGCGGCTTCGGCGGCAAGGAGATGCAGCCGCACGGCTTCGCGGCCGTCGCCGCGCTCGGTGCGAAGCTCACCGGCCGCCCCGTCCGGCTGCGCCTGACCCGCACCCAGGACCTGACCATGTCCGGCAAGCGGCACGGCTTCCACGCCCGCTGGCGCATCGGCTTCGACGCCGAGGCCCGCATCCAGGCCCTGGACGCGGGCCTCACCGCGGACGGCGGCTGGAGCCTCGACCTGTCCGAGCCGGTCGTCGCCCGCGCCCTGTGCCACATCGACAACACGTACTGGATCCCCAACGCCCGCGTCACCGGCCGCATCGCACGTACCCACAAGGTCTCCAACACCGCCTTCCGCGGCTTCGGCGGACCCCAGGGCATGCTCGTCATCGAGGACATCATGGGCCGGTGCGCGCCGCTGCTCGGCCTCGACCCGATGGAGCTGCGCGAACGCAACTTCTACCGGCGCGGCCACACCACCCCCTACGGGCAGCCGCTCACCCAGCCCGAACGGATCGGCGCCGTCTGGGACAAGGTGCGGGAGAACGGCGCCGTCGCCGAACGGCGGCGCGAGATCGAGGCGTTCAACACGGCGCACCCGCACACCAAGCGGGCCCTCGCCGTCACCGGGATCAAGTTCGGCATCTCCTTCAACCTCACCGCCTTCAACCAGGGCGGCGCCCTCGTGCTGATCTACAAGGACGGCTCCGTCCTGATCAACCACGGCGGCACCGAGATGGGCCAGGGCCTGCACACCAAGATGCTCCAGGTGGCCGCGACCACCCTCGGCATCCCGCTGCACAAGGTCCGGCTCGCCCCCACCCGCACCGACAAGGTGCCCAACACCTCGGCCACCGCCGCCAGCGCCGGCGCCGACCTCAACGGCGCCGCCGTCAAGAACGCCTGCGAGCAGCTGCGCGAACGCCTCCTCCAGGTGGCCGGCACCCAGCTCGGCGCGCCCGCCGCCGACGTCCGCGTCGTCGAGGGCGTCGCCCGCGCCCTCGGCAGCGACCGCGAGCTCGCCTGGGACGACCTCGTGCGCACCGCGTACCTCCAGCGGGTGCAGCTGTCGGCCGCCGGCTTCTACCGCACCGAGGGCCTGCACTGGGACGCGAAGTCGTTCCACGGCTCGCCGTTCAAGTACTTCTCGCACGGCGCGGCCGCCGCCGAGGTGGAGGTCGACGGCTTCACCGGCGCGTACCGCGTGCGGCGCGTCGACATCGTGCACGACGTCGGCGACAGCCTCTCGCCGATGATCGACATCGGGCAGGTCGAGGGCGGCTTCGTGCAGGGCGCCGGCTGGCTGACCCTCGAGGACCTGCGCTGGGACGCCGGCGACGGGCCGCACCGGGGCCGGCTCCAGACCCAGGCCGCCAGCACCTACAAGCTGCCGAGCTTCTCCGAGATGCCCGAGGAGTTCCACGTGGAGCTGCTGGAGAACGCGACCGAGGAGGGCGCCGTCTACGGCTCCAAGGCGGTCGGCGAGCCGCCGCTGATGCTCGCGTTCTCGGTGCGGGAGGCGCTGCGCGAGGCGGCCGCCGCGTTCGGTCATCCCGGCACGCCTGTCGAACTGGCCTCGCCCGCCACGCCGGAGGCCGTGTTCTGGGCGATCGAGGCGGCCCGCGCGAGTGCGCCCCGGGCCGGCCGGGCCGAGGCGGAAGCGCCGGTCGGTGCCTGA
- a CDS encoding xanthine dehydrogenase small subunit, translating to MANHVQLTVNGADIPLAPAPPHTTALDLLRERGLTGTKEGCAEGECGACSVLVARPGTDRPTDWVAVNACLIPAAALDGQEIVTAEGLAAGAADGELHPVQEEMAVRGGSQCGYCTPGFVCSMAAEYYRPDRCAHPAGDTGAEHGPNGFDLHALSGNLCRCTGYRPIRDAAFAVGAPGEDDTLARRRDEAPPAPVATSYTQGERTFVRKDTLADTLRLLRERPDATVVAGSTDWGVEVNIRSRRADCVIAVDRLPELRELRTGSGHVEIGAALTLSEIERGLAGSVPLLADLFPQFASRLIRNCATLGGNLGTGSPIGDSPPALLALEASVVLAGADGERVVPLAEYFTGYRQSVRRPGELIRAVRVPLPLSPVTAFHKIAKRRFDDISSVAVAFALDVRDGTVRKARIGLGGVAATPIRALATEAALEGEPWTEATVEAAARVLRGEGTPMSDHRASALYRSAMLGQSLKKLYAQTTAEVSA from the coding sequence TTGGCGAACCACGTTCAACTCACGGTCAACGGGGCCGACATCCCGCTCGCACCGGCCCCGCCCCACACCACCGCCCTCGACCTGCTGCGCGAGCGCGGCCTCACCGGCACCAAGGAGGGCTGCGCCGAAGGAGAATGCGGCGCCTGCTCCGTGCTCGTGGCCCGCCCCGGCACCGACCGGCCCACCGACTGGGTCGCCGTCAACGCCTGCCTGATCCCGGCCGCCGCGCTCGACGGCCAGGAGATCGTCACCGCGGAAGGCCTCGCCGCGGGCGCCGCCGACGGCGAACTCCACCCGGTGCAGGAGGAGATGGCGGTCCGCGGCGGCTCCCAGTGCGGATACTGCACCCCCGGGTTCGTGTGCAGCATGGCCGCCGAGTACTACCGGCCCGACCGCTGCGCCCACCCCGCCGGGGACACCGGCGCCGAGCACGGGCCGAACGGCTTCGACCTGCACGCCCTGAGCGGCAACCTGTGCCGCTGCACCGGCTACCGGCCCATCCGCGACGCCGCGTTCGCCGTCGGCGCGCCGGGCGAGGACGACACCCTGGCCCGCCGCCGCGACGAGGCGCCGCCCGCCCCCGTCGCCACCTCCTACACGCAGGGCGAGCGGACGTTCGTACGGAAGGACACGCTGGCCGACACGCTGCGGCTGCTGCGCGAACGGCCCGACGCGACGGTCGTCGCGGGATCCACCGACTGGGGCGTCGAGGTCAACATCCGCTCCCGCAGGGCCGATTGCGTGATCGCCGTCGACCGGCTGCCCGAACTGCGGGAACTGCGCACCGGGTCAGGGCACGTCGAGATCGGCGCCGCCCTCACCCTCAGCGAGATCGAGCGCGGACTCGCCGGCTCCGTGCCGCTCCTCGCCGACCTGTTCCCGCAGTTCGCGTCGCGCCTCATCCGCAACTGCGCCACCCTCGGCGGCAACCTCGGCACCGGCTCGCCCATCGGCGACAGCCCGCCCGCGCTGCTCGCCCTGGAGGCGTCGGTCGTCCTCGCCGGCGCCGACGGCGAGCGCGTCGTGCCGCTCGCCGAGTACTTCACCGGCTACCGGCAGAGCGTGCGCCGCCCCGGCGAGCTGATCCGCGCCGTGCGCGTGCCGCTGCCGCTGTCGCCCGTCACCGCCTTCCACAAGATCGCCAAGCGGCGCTTCGACGACATCTCCAGCGTGGCCGTCGCCTTCGCGCTCGACGTCCGGGACGGCACCGTGCGCAAGGCCCGCATCGGCCTCGGCGGTGTGGCCGCCACCCCGATCAGGGCGCTCGCCACCGAGGCCGCCCTGGAGGGTGAGCCCTGGACGGAAGCGACCGTCGAGGCCGCCGCCCGCGTGCTGCGCGGCGAGGGCACCCCGATGAGCGACCACCGGGCCAGCGCCCTCTACCGCTCCGCGATGCTCGGCCAGAGCCTGAAGAAGCTGTACGCACAGACCACCGCGGAGGTGTCGGCATGA
- a CDS encoding nucleobase:cation symporter-2 family protein gives MTNPQVADVPCHPVDEKLPARKLIPSALQHIAAMYSGVVAAPLVIGPTVGLSAGNQVLLISVSLFIAGLCTLTQTLGVGKVLGNRLPFVNAAASGGIAPLLAIGQNTAKGHELQTMLGSLLVAGAVCLVIGPFFGKLMRFFPHLVTGVVITLIGVSLMPVPVRWAQGGAGAENFGSTSNLALAAFTLVIIVAMQRLFTGFLRQISLILGMVIGTLAAVPFGMLNTKTFESAPLVSIPTPFHFGMPEFQIAGIISMTIMMLVLMTESAAGMLAVGEICDRPVDGRTISSGLRIDGLGTMIGSLFGGFAISAFAQNIGVVSLTKVRSRFVVATAGAVLLVLGVFPVLGAVVSLVPMPVLGGAGLVLFGTIAISGVRTLSRAHLDEGANIVIAAVSLGVGLIPLAAPEVVANGKVVQPGIYHAFPDWAQTILGTGICAGAITAVLLNIAFNHLGKKKPQEQPEPEARPAKPTAPAEPTEAVPAGDPVAGKS, from the coding sequence ATGACTAACCCACAAGTGGCTGACGTTCCCTGTCACCCGGTGGATGAGAAACTCCCCGCACGAAAGCTCATTCCGTCGGCGCTCCAGCACATCGCCGCGATGTACTCCGGGGTGGTCGCCGCGCCTCTCGTGATCGGCCCGACGGTCGGTCTCAGTGCGGGCAACCAGGTGCTGCTCATCTCGGTGAGCCTGTTCATCGCCGGTCTGTGCACGCTCACCCAGACGCTCGGCGTCGGCAAGGTCCTCGGCAACCGGCTGCCGTTCGTGAACGCCGCCGCGTCCGGCGGCATCGCGCCGCTCCTCGCGATCGGCCAGAACACGGCCAAGGGGCACGAACTCCAGACGATGCTCGGCTCGCTGCTCGTGGCCGGTGCCGTGTGTCTGGTCATCGGCCCGTTCTTCGGCAAGCTGATGCGCTTCTTCCCGCACCTGGTGACCGGCGTCGTCATCACCCTCATCGGCGTCTCGCTGATGCCGGTGCCGGTGCGCTGGGCGCAGGGCGGGGCGGGCGCCGAGAACTTCGGCTCCACGTCCAACCTGGCGCTCGCCGCGTTCACCCTCGTCATCATCGTGGCCATGCAGCGCCTGTTCACCGGGTTCCTGCGGCAGATCTCGCTGATCCTCGGCATGGTGATCGGCACGCTCGCCGCGGTGCCGTTCGGGATGCTGAACACGAAGACGTTCGAGTCCGCGCCGCTGGTCTCGATCCCGACGCCGTTCCACTTCGGCATGCCGGAGTTCCAGATCGCCGGGATCATCTCGATGACGATCATGATGCTGGTCCTGATGACGGAGAGCGCCGCCGGCATGCTCGCCGTCGGCGAGATCTGCGACCGTCCCGTCGACGGCCGCACGATCAGCAGCGGCCTGCGCATCGACGGCCTCGGCACGATGATCGGCTCGCTCTTCGGCGGCTTCGCCATCAGCGCGTTCGCCCAGAACATCGGCGTCGTCTCGCTCACGAAGGTGCGCAGCCGGTTCGTCGTCGCCACGGCCGGCGCCGTCCTGCTCGTCCTCGGTGTCTTCCCGGTGCTCGGCGCGGTCGTCTCGCTCGTCCCGATGCCGGTGCTCGGCGGCGCGGGCCTGGTGCTGTTCGGCACCATCGCGATCAGCGGCGTGCGGACCCTGTCCCGCGCCCACCTCGACGAGGGCGCCAACATCGTGATCGCCGCGGTCTCCCTCGGCGTCGGCCTCATCCCGCTCGCGGCCCCCGAGGTCGTCGCGAACGGCAAGGTCGTGCAGCCGGGCATCTACCACGCGTTCCCGGACTGGGCGCAGACGATTCTCGGTACGGGCATCTGCGCCGGCGCGATCACGGCGGTGCTCCTCA